The following coding sequences are from one Triticum aestivum cultivar Chinese Spring chromosome 5A, IWGSC CS RefSeq v2.1, whole genome shotgun sequence window:
- the LOC123103628 gene encoding uncharacterized protein, which produces MERFAAMVAGRRAGAAPKPASAAEEGGEEYLRIQLEEIVIVKDDAYDALAAATAAAQSRANANGQCGGGGATTTGTASTAMENCARAAAAARVESSTRPAAAQGAWTTAARGVGFD; this is translated from the coding sequence ATGGAGAGGTTCGCCGCTATGGTCGCCGGCCGCCGTGCCGGTGCCGCTCCGAAGCCCGCTTCCGCCGCCGAGGAGGGGGGCGAGGAGTACCTGCGGATCCAGCTGGAGGAGATCGTCATCGTCAAGGACGACGCCTacgacgccctcgccgccgccacggccgccgcGCAGTCCCGCGCCAACGCCAACGgccaatgcggcggcggcggcgccaccaCCACGGGCACGGCGTCCACCGCCATGGAGAACTGCGCgagggcggccgcggcggcgcgcgTTGAGAGCTCGACGAGGCCTGCGGCCGCGCAGGGCGCGTGGACCACGGCGGCGAGGGGCGTCGGCTTCGACTAG
- the LOC123103626 gene encoding uncharacterized protein, translated as MAQGTTPSAAGGGGGGGGVFSTPAAVATTPPGTPRAAAAAPPPAPSGHYAVELYFDPALENQVLKAWNALARRQLSSRLIDTASRPHLPLLHLPAAALPDPLRLAPALRALASRIDPLPLALSSLASPPSSLDAGVLFLSPTPSAALLGLHAQLCELLRKDTGLEVPDGFRPDNWVPRCAVAVDVPRGRMAEAFCVLRELKLLPVSGYGMDIALVEVAPVVREVVSYPLGGSGGVGAD; from the coding sequence ATGGCGCAAGGTACCACGCCCTCCGCggccggcggaggcggaggcggcgggggtgtTTTCTCCACCCCGGCGGCGGTCGCGACGACTCCCCCGGGCACCccccgcgcggcggcggcggcgccgccgccggccccctccGGGCACTACGCGGTAGAGCTCTACTTCGATCCCGCGCTGGAGAACCAGGTGCTCAAGGCGTGGAACGCTCTCGCCCGGCGGCAGCTCAGCAGCCGCCTCATCGACACCGCGTCCCGCCCGCACCTCCCGCTGCTGCATCTCCCGGCCGCCGCGCTCCCCGACCCGCTCCGCCTCGCGCCCGCCCTCCGCGCGCTCGCCTCCCGCATCGACCCGCTCCCTCTCGCGCTCTCCTCGCTCGCGTCGCCCCCGTCATCCCTTGATGCGGGGGTCCTCTTCCTTTCGCCCACGCCATCGGCGGCGCTGCTCGGCCTCCACGCGCAGCTCTGCGAGCTGCTGCGCAAGGACACGGGGCTCGAGGTGCCCGACGGGTTCCGCCCCGACAACTGGGTCCCGCGGTGCGCCGTCGCCGTCGATGTGCCGCGTGGCCGTATGGCCGAGGCCTTTTGCGTGCTCCGTGAGCTCAAGCTTTTGCCTGTCTCCGGGTATGGTATGGACATTGCGCTGGTAGAAGTCGCGCCGGTGGTCAGAGAGGTCGTCTCGTACCCGCTTGGTGGCAGCGGCGGTGTTGGAGCCGATTGA
- the LOC123107003 gene encoding protein ALTERED XYLOGLUCAN 4 produces the protein MGVSSPYQTLPRLTKILTLSLYAILPLVLLFYLLSPPPIAAPPSTSTSPPHGERQQVVKTAAGAPPGTQGSKPAPQCDYSEGEWIPDAAGPRYTGTSCGATIKHEQNCIVNGRPDTGYLNWRWRPRGCALPPFAPTEFLELVRGRHVAFVGDSLARNQCESLVCLLGSEYPVELVLDGGEERRFRRWAFRSHNATVSVFWSPFLVKGTEKPWAPGGLGYNRLYLDQPDERWAAELPGIDVVVLSFGQWFLQSAMYYERGAVIGCHHCPEPNRTETGFFGVFRLAVKNALREVIARSSAGREKLAVLTTFSPAHFDGEWDSPDACARTQPYAPGEKEMSYMHKEMWRTGAEEAIAAAVEARSRGSAVTVEALQVTRLADMRPDAHPGPYFHPFPFAGAGGEKKRERVPNDCVHSCLPGPIDTWNEILLQMVKRWRGASSSR, from the exons ATGGGCGTCTCATCTCCTTACCAGACGCTTCCACGCCTCACGAAGATCCTCACCTTGTCGCTCTACGCCATCCTCCCTCTCGTCCTCCTCTTCtacctcctctcccctcctcccatcgccgccccaccctccacttccacctcgccgccccacg GTGAGAGGCAGCAGGTGGTGAAGACCGCTGCAGGGGCGCCGCCAGGAACCCAGGGGTCGAAACCGGCGCCGCAGTGCGACTACTCGGAGGGGGAATGGATTCCGGACGCGGCGGGGCCGCGGTACACCGGGACGAGCTGCGGCGCGACGATCAAGCACGAGCAGAACTGCATCGTGAACGGCCGGCCGGACACGGGGTACCTGAACTGGCGGTGGCGGCCGCGCGGGTGCGCGCTCCCGCCGTTCGCGCCCACTGAGTTCCTGGAGCTGGTGCGCGGCCGGCACGTCGCGTTCGTAGGCGACTCGCTCGCGCGGAACCAGTGCGAGTCGCTGGTGTGCCTCCTCGGCTCGGAGTACCCCGTCGAGCTGGTCCTTGACGGCGGCGAGGAGCGCAGGTTCCGGCGGTGGGCGTTCCGGTCGCACAACGCCACGGTGTCGGTGTTCTGGTCGCCGTTCCTGGTGAAGGGCACGGAGAAGCCGTGGGCGCCGGGTGGGCTTGGCTACAACAGGCTGTACCTCGACCAGCCCGACGAGCGGTGGGCGGCGGAGCTCCCGGGCATCGACGTGGTGGTGCTCTCCTTCGGGCAGTGGTTCCTGCAGTCGGCGATGTACTACGAGCGCGGTGCGGTGATCGGGTGCCACCACTGCCCGGAGCCGAACCGCACGGAGACGGGCTTCTTCGGCGTTTTCCGCCTCGCCGTCAAGAACGCCCTCCGCGAGGTCATCGCCCGCTCCAGCGCCGGCCGGGAGAAGCTGGCGGTGCTGACTACGTTCTCGCCGGCGCACTTCGACGGGGAGTGGGACAGCCCGGACGCGTGCGCGCGCACGCAGCCGTACGCTCCGGGAGAGAAGGAGATGTCGTACATGCACAAAGAGATGTGGCGGACGGGCGCGGAGGAGGCCATCGCGGCTGCCGTCGAGGCCAGGTCGCGCGGGTCCGCGGTGACGGTGGAGGCTCTGCAGGTGACGAGGCTCGCGGATATGCGCCCGGACGCTCACCCCGGCCCGTACTTCCATCCCTTCCCgttcgccggcgccggcggcgagaAGAAGAGGGAGCGGGTGCCGAACGACTGCGTGCACTCGTGCCTCCCCGGCCCCATCGACACGTGGAACGAGATCCTGCTGCAGATGGTAAAGAGATGGAGAGGTGCCTCCTCCTCCAGATGA